One window of Gilliamella sp. B3022 genomic DNA carries:
- the cysT gene encoding sulfate ABC transporter permease subunit CysT, translating into MKQQRIIPGFNLTLGYTLTFLSLIVLIPLLGLFLYSTKLSFEEWHRLLVSKQFLLALTLSLSTAFISAGLNSFIGLLLAWVLVRYRFPGRKIMDICIDIPFALPTAVAGIALTAIYAKNGPIGQWFSFKIAYTPIGITLALLFVTLPFVVRTLQPVMADLPREQEEAASLLGASPRQIFMHIILPAILPAWLTGFTLAFARAIGEYGSVVFIAGNIPFKTEILPLLIVSKLDQYAYDAAAAIGVTMLLIAFVLLLIMNSLQRKLNRKINKNH; encoded by the coding sequence ATTAAACAACAACGGATCATCCCAGGTTTTAACTTAACGTTAGGTTATACTTTAACCTTTCTTAGTTTGATTGTGCTTATTCCGTTATTAGGTTTGTTTCTTTATTCAACAAAGCTGTCTTTTGAGGAGTGGCATCGGTTATTAGTCAGCAAACAGTTTTTATTGGCATTAACTCTTTCATTAAGTACCGCATTTATCAGCGCCGGTTTAAACAGCTTTATTGGTTTATTATTGGCTTGGGTACTGGTACGTTATCGATTTCCAGGACGTAAGATAATGGATATCTGTATTGATATCCCGTTTGCCTTACCAACAGCCGTTGCTGGCATTGCGTTAACCGCAATTTATGCCAAAAACGGGCCAATTGGGCAATGGTTTAGTTTTAAAATTGCTTATACCCCCATTGGCATTACCTTAGCGCTGTTATTTGTTACATTGCCGTTTGTTGTGCGCACTTTACAACCGGTTATGGCTGATTTACCACGTGAACAAGAAGAAGCGGCGAGTTTGCTTGGTGCATCGCCTAGGCAAATTTTTATGCATATTATTTTACCTGCCATTTTACCTGCTTGGCTAACGGGGTTTACTCTCGCTTTTGCTCGTGCAATTGGCGAATATGGTTCAGTGGTCTTTATTGCCGGTAATATTCCATTTAAGACCGAAATATTACCGTTATTAATTGTCTCAAAACTTGACCAATATGCTTATGATGCCGCTGCCGCGATTGGTGTAACGATGTTACTGATTGCTTTTGTATTGTTATTAATTATGAACAGTTTACAGCGAAAACTTAACCGTAAGATTAATAAAAACCATTAA
- the cysW gene encoding sulfate ABC transporter permease subunit CysW, with amino-acid sequence MQILQSITEKKRVTRLQLLLILLAVLLFFGLLVLPLVVVLAQGLANGVNAFWQVIIEPDTLSAFKLTLIAVGVAVPLNVIFGVCAAWVITKYQFKGKQILVTLIDLPFSISPIVAGLIYVLLFGAQSALYPFLQAWNIQIVYAIPGIILATIFVSVPFVARELIPIMALQGTHEEEAASVLGANGWQIFFHITLPNIKWALMHGVVLCTARSLGEFGAVSVVSGHIRGYTNTLPLHVEILYNEYNIVAAFCVAILLLMMSLALLLIRQWIERRLANECHYGN; translated from the coding sequence ATGCAGATATTACAATCAATAACAGAAAAAAAGAGAGTAACCCGTTTACAGCTATTGCTAATCTTATTGGCGGTATTGCTGTTTTTCGGACTTTTGGTGTTGCCGCTGGTTGTGGTGCTCGCGCAGGGGCTCGCTAATGGTGTAAATGCATTTTGGCAAGTGATTATTGAGCCAGATACCTTATCCGCTTTTAAATTAACACTGATTGCCGTTGGTGTAGCGGTACCATTAAATGTGATATTTGGTGTATGTGCAGCTTGGGTCATAACTAAATATCAGTTCAAAGGCAAACAAATATTAGTCACATTAATTGATTTACCGTTCTCGATTTCCCCGATTGTGGCAGGTTTAATCTATGTATTGCTATTTGGCGCACAAAGTGCGTTGTATCCGTTTTTGCAGGCGTGGAATATTCAAATTGTCTATGCGATTCCAGGAATTATTTTAGCAACGATTTTTGTATCCGTTCCTTTTGTGGCAAGAGAACTCATTCCGATAATGGCGTTACAAGGTACTCATGAAGAAGAGGCCGCCAGCGTCCTTGGTGCGAATGGCTGGCAAATTTTTTTCCACATTACTTTACCCAATATTAAATGGGCCTTAATGCATGGTGTTGTTCTTTGCACCGCTCGCTCACTCGGTGAGTTTGGCGCGGTATCGGTTGTTTCTGGGCATATTCGTGGTTACACCAATACCTTACCGCTTCATGTTGAGATTTTATACAATGAATACAATATTGTTGCTGCATTCTGTGTCGCTATTTTGCTATTAATGATGTCGCTTGCGTTACTCTTGATTCGTCAATGGATTGAAAGGCGCTTAGCCAATGAATGTCATTACGGGAACTAA